The Quercus lobata isolate SW786 chromosome 4, ValleyOak3.0 Primary Assembly, whole genome shotgun sequence genome segment CCGACAACTATGAATTAGCAAGCTCCACAATCAAATCCCTGATCCATAGTTCGTGACAGGAGTGTAATACTCAATAGAGCATGGTAGCCATCCACAATGGGTTTCCTTGGCAAGGAATTAATTTAGTATGGAGTATAATAGGATAATCATGACtatctctaaaaataatgcccaaACTTGCATAATAGGTGGCTTTGAAAAAAGGCCAGTGCTATGTCTGGTTTTGAGATGAGGAGAAACAAGATTTGCAATTGTTGGGCTCACTTAATAATTAAGCTTATGTTTTTTAGCACAGTAAAGTTTAAAGATATTTTAGGCTAGTAAATAGTTAAAgttattttggtaataaatGGGTAAGAATAAGTTGTCActgggaaaaagaaagaaagaaagaaatgttatgttcataatattttcactacACTTATATAATAAATCCTAAGTTATAGGTTGTTGAGTCGGCAAAACCAtaatttaagttgtggattcaaattagaatcaataaaaacttaccacatatgttttgttaaaaaaagtttgagaaaatattgtggatgtaacacttataaaaataaaataaaataaaagaaaaaaggagtgTTTTGTTAGCAAACAAATATGAACCACATCAAGTAAAATGCCATTTTCCACTAGAACTAATGAATCGttaaaatgaacaaataaaatagtaaatttattttagtgGGTTATTGATTTGTGGGAAGGAGTAGCCTAGTTGTGACATGAGGCTGAGGCCAAAATTTTAtcgtcttctttttcttctgtttgcttttctcatatttatagaCTTGGTAATTTAGTTGCTCATAACCTTACTAAACATGCTAGTCATGTCTTATGGTGTGGATGAAGGATATTTCAACACGCATAAACTCTATTCTCTTAGCCAATTTTGGCTAGTTTTGCTCAGCTTTTTCAATACAACGTGTTGGTTTGatactctaaaaaaataaaaaataaaaataaaaactctgaGCCCCCAatgtaagtttttatttatttatttatttttattattataaatgaGGAAGGGGCAAAACTAAAGTTTTTTAGATGGTTGTTCAAATAACTCTGTATTCatcctcttttctttctttttctttttttactttttttaaattgtaaattaatttaattttctatgtGGCTCATGTATAATCTTGTAAAAAGATTTGCAAAATTTACTGGAGCTTTGTCCACCACAATCCATAGCAAcgaatttcttctttttcttctactcttttttctttcttaaaagcTAGTGTCATTTAATTTCGGCCAAAATTCACCAAAATAGGCCGGAATGGCTACAATTACTAACatattaaacaaatataaatgtaaaataaataaaaaattaaaaaaaaaaaactactaaatttcttcttcttttaattttccaaatagtTTTGGGCATAAAACTAAATCAAGGTTTGAGCAACATAGCAGATTTATATTAATGGTCTATATTAGAGACATTGCTGATAAGCTCACAAAGAAAGATGATCAGACTCAACAACTGATTGATCTcagccttaaaaaaaaaaaaaaaaaaaaaaatcctaactttgtttttgaagaagaagaagaagaagagtcttTGAGATTTAAAAGAAGCAGATGAGGAGGTATAAAGTGCATTTTCAACGAAGGAGTTAGACCCATATTGGATTTTTCCTTATCTTTCTTTGCATCTTTTGGTTGGGTCTTGAGAGAATATGAATTTAGTGTGGGTTTTGGCTAAGTTGAGGGAGGGGAAGTGATCGACTTTGTAGGTTGGGGACGGAGAGaaagaatgggaaaaaaaaaatcggggTAATCGAGAGCTGAAAATAAacgttaaaaaaataattaaataaataactaaggTGTAAATTTGTCAGACTTGAAAAATTGATGTGGCAAAGTCTCATAAAGTTAACAAAAAGTCCATGACTTTGGTTATATAGTATGTTATGATTCTAGTGTCCCACATGGATTAAGTATAAGcttaaccatgtgtttataagctcttgggcACCCTCCCCTTACAAGCCAATTTTTAAGGGTGAGTTCTACCTATGGGTTTCTAACATAATATTTATAGATAAGTTCAAAATTGTAGTAGATTCTTGTTTTCTATACGAATATAAATCTAATACCTATGATATTAGACTTTGTAAGTTTTTGTGCTATTAATTACAATGTATGTGCCAAATGTTAAGGAGCTCATATATGGaatgaaataaatgcatttattaatATTGTATTTATCCTTATTTGTGAGTATTAAATATTTATCCTTATGAATTCCTTTTGAATGGTTCAACAATGAACCTCTCTTGCTTAAGGCCAAGTTTTGTCCTTTCATACAATATTGGAAATTTCAAGTAGAAAAATAGCAAGCATATCTTTGGAAGTCTATATTTAATATCTAAAAAGGTTAGTGTTCATTgatctttaaaataaaactacaaaACCTTATACGAAAAACGTATTAGTCCAACAACAAATGGTAATTCACACTTTGATGCAATGTGCATTCCTTgtatggccaaaaaaaaaaaaaaaaaaaaaaaaaaaacagctacTCAAAAACAAAGCAAGATTGCAAGAGCATATTTGCTACACTTATTGAATACATTACATTTTTTGTGCACATCCAtaaatgagacttttttttttgtttggataaaatCACCCATCTATAATTTAAAGAGTCATGTTAACGGGTGCCCTTAGGGCAAatgttaataaactataataggaaagttttgacatcattttcATGGGaattataaaaagttttcaacaacatttattgttttatcattcTCCCAATAAAAAGATTTCTAaaaaatagttcctaaaccaaTATCTTACTGCATTGATTAACATTTCCCTAATTTAAATACATACAATATCAGAAGCCCTCTATTTGTCCTTTGTATAGtactttaattattaaaataaatacataatttttcgTTGGGacaagttaaaaattaattctGTTAAATTTGGGACCTTATCTCCCATAATTGGTGAATATATGCAATACCTACATTGTAACAACTATTCCAATAACAAAGtgtgaaataattaaaaaaaaaaaaaaaaacacacacacacacaaacacaagctCAAACTGACAACTAACTTGTCAAATCTTAAAAACATTCATGACCCATTTACTGTCAACAACCAAACAACTCCAAATCTTAATAATCCTTCCCAACCATAACCTACCaaatttggaggaaaaaaaaaaatcattttcccaTATGCTTTTTTCAtgtgaaacaaagaaaagaaaagttgtgaTCTCTCACCATAATTTGCTTTCTAATTTGTTATACCAATGACATATATTCAAGCAAAGACAATGTTTTAAGGGACCAAATAAGATCTGTGACACCAACTGGGTAGAGATTGTCTATGATATTATCATTTACAGACATGGTTTTGAAACCTGGACCGTTTAAAGAATCGTAAAAATgagaggtttaaggtttttaaGATTGAATTGAGGTTGAACTGAGATCATATCataataactttaaaattaatttaataattattctaaaaaatattaaattagtaaaaatataaaaattggctaaaataattcaaataaatataaatatttatatttcaaatgtatttttcatatcataacATTCATAAGACAAATGAATAATATGAAAACataatcaaacataaataaatattgagtttctcatatatatatatgtgtgtgtgtgtgtgtgtgtgtataattaATATACGTAAACGTTTCGTTAGAGATCAATATTCTATGCAAGTCTTCATCTAAATTATCTTAAATCATGTTCAGCCCATTTGATTACccaatatttcttttattatgcCCAACCCCATTtagtatttatgaaaaaaaaataatatatatatatatatatatatatacaaaaattggCAGAGGAGCCGACATTGGTTTGTCCACCCATTAATTGATCAAGTACAAACACAAGCCCAAGccaatttaaaaaagaaataagtggTTAAAGGCTTGTAAGCATTTGGTACAAGTGGATGACAGCTAAGCTTGCCTAAGCATTGGTTTGTTAGTCCATCGTCTGCAACAACTTGAACTTCATTGTAATAGTCAAGCAAAAAAGACCTGCAGAAATGGTGAAAACACAGCGAGAGTGAGAGAGACAAAGacagagaagaagaataagaagaaataGCGACGCAATCTCATGGTTTGACAGCATCTCATGGTGGTTGAAGCTTCAACAGTGGCTGTaagaaccccaaaaaaaaaaaatctttgaccTAAACCTGTGATAGGGCAGTTTTATGGGTTAAAAGAATTGTTTTGGTGAACGGTTCACAGTTAACTTGGCCTAACCATACATTTTGGTccaagtttcaaaaccatgttTATAGATTGTTCAAGCACTTCGTTAACGTTGACAACATTTTTGTTTGGAGATTCAAGGGCTTTGATTCTaaaagcttttgttttttttttttttttttgctgagaacCCCATGACAAATATCCATGGCttcaaatttgataatttcGTGGGGGCTCCTTCGTGGGAAGGATTGGATTCTGCATTGGCATAGGTTAGGCTGATAAGCTCTTTATCTATGGAGGAAGAGAGatcatagatatatatatagaaaacatAAAGCAGTGGATGTTCTATTTCCAATAGGCAACAATTGAACGTTTTGAAAAACCTCTTGATCGGGAATAGGAAGAATCACCACTAATCAAGATAGATTTGAAGAAGGTTCAAATTAATGCTCAATTAGTTGAAAGAAtagcaaaatattaattacaaaaGGAAGGGATAATGTGTACCTAATATggactttgattttttttttttttttttcaatttgaacaGGTATGAAGGAGTGATTTAGTTAAATGAGGAGAGGAAGAGACCAaggagggaagagagagagtttggcgTTAGAAAGCTGAATTTGTGAAGTTTTGAAAGTGTGAAAGATAGGAAGGCAGTTAGAAAGTTGAAGTTGTGAAGTTTTATAATCCTAAAACATAGCAAGATAGAGAAGGGTTAGCATTATAGACTATTTAGCTTGGTTGGGGCTTTATGGTGGTCAGCACTAATCATAATATGTAAAGATTGGGCTTTAAAGTGGAGATAAGGTCgagaataatttctttttaatagtatattaaaattatgaaaaaaatttagaaaaaagaagGGTAATGACGTGGTATGTGGCTCAACGTGAGTGTGGCAatattaaatgctacgctttagcttttagtatTATATAGATATGATGCGCTTTAGCCTGAGTATCTAAGCAGTGAAATCAAACCCAGACCAGCTTcacaaaaaaacacccaattgtACCTCTTAGGAAATATGGGGCTTTCTGACAGGAGTTCAGCTCCACCCTCATCTTTTTATATGCATGCTTTTATCCTTCTCTTGAGGTGTGGCTTGTTAGTCACCTTTGTGGTTGATGGGAATAATGAGACAAACCGGTTAGCGTTGCTTGAGTTCAAAGCCAAGATCATTGATGACCCTTTTGGAGTTATGAGCTCTTGGAATGACAACATCCCCTTTTGCCAATGACAAATGCCACATATTTGACTAACTTGGAGATAAATGTCAATAACTTTAAGGGAGAGTTGCTCAAGTGCATTGTCAATTTCTCAACTAAACTTACCTATCTTTTTCTAGATCATAATAAAATATCTGGGAAGATTCCTACTGGGATAGGAATCTGACGAATTTGGAGAGATTAGACTTGTGGAACACTGAATTATAAGGCAATATTTCCTATGAAATTGGAAAGATTCAAGGGTTACAACATTTGGATTTATCTTAGAACAATTTATTTGGGAACATTCCATCATCTCTTGGAAATTTAACTCTTttgataaagttgtttttatCTTATAATAATTTCAAGGAAGCATCCCTTTATGTCTTGGCAAGTGTCAAAATGTGTTTTATTTGATTCTTGCTAATTACAATATTAGTGGCATTGTATCATCTTAAGTTAGTAGTCTCTCATTCTCACCAGCTATTGTAAGACTTGTCAACCAACAAATTTACTGGTGTCCTTCACATGgaaataggaaattttttttaaaaaaatctagaatACTTTGATATTTCTAAAAACATGTTGTTTGTTAAAATTCCTGCAAGCCTTGGTAGCTGTATAAAACTAGAATTTTTATCCATGAGAAGAAACTTCTTCCAAGGGGTCATTCCTCCATCTTTGGAATCATTAAGAGGCCTTCAAGTTTTAGATCtttctaacaaaaaattttcaagcaatATTCCAAGATTCTTGGAGCACTTTGACTTCTTGTAGATATCGCATTTGtcttataatcaatttgagggTGAGGTACCTATAGAGGGAGTTTTCAAGAACATAAGTGCAACTTCATTTTAAGGGAAATACTGAGCTATGTGGAGGGGTGCCTAAGTTCAAGCTTCCTATCTGCAAATACAATAAATCCAGGAAAAGGAAGTTGACTCATTTCTTGAAGCTAATAATCCCTATACTTTGTGGGCTTTTTGGAGTAGTTTTGGTGATTTCATTTCtacttctcttctcttttaaaagaaagaggagagaagGTACTTTGAATAATTCACAAAATTTACTTTTGAATGTGTCTTACCAAGTCTCTTAAAAGTTACAGATGCATTCTCCTCCACTAGTTTAATTGGTGTAGGAAGCTTTGGATTTGTGTATAGAGGAATTCTTGATCAAGATAGATGTATAGTTGCTGTCAAGGTGCTCAATATTTTGCTCCATGGAGCTTCCAAGAGTTTCATTGTTGAATGTGAGGCTTTGCAAAATATTAGACATCAAAATCTTGTAAAGGTACTCATAGCATGTTCAGGTGTTGACTATCAAGGTAATGATTTCAAAGCTTTGGTATATGAGTTCATGAGTAATGGAAACTTATTGCATCCAATTGCAATAACAAATGAGCTTTTTGAGGAACGAATGTATTTGAATCTTCTTCAGAGATTGAATATTGCCATTGATATTGCAAATGCATTAGattatcttcatcatcattgtcatacACCAATTGTTCATTACAACTTGAAGCCAAGCAATGTTCTACTCAATGATGAAATGATTGGACATGTTGGTGACTTTGGCTTGGCAAGGTTCCTTCGTGAGGCCACCCAAGAGTGTTTAACTAATCAATCAAGCTCCATTGGATTAAGAAGAACAATGGGTTATGCTCCTTCAGGTGAATATCTTTTCCATTTTTGAACATTAATGTCTTTTCTATTCATAATATTTCTTAATGTACTTTCAAGCATGAAAATAACTAAAAGAAGCCTTTTAGAAGATGGAGTATATCCTGAAAGAAATTGCCACTTATCATAACATTTTCAAAGACAGCTTGAAAATGTTATGCCACTACAACTATGACATACTATTATTGGAGATGTTCACAAGAAAAAAGGCCCACTGATAACATTTTCAAAGACAGCTTGAATCTTCATGAATTTGTTAAATCAAAATTTCCCGAATGAGTGATTGATATCACAGATCCTATTCTTCTATTGGGAAGAGAAATTGGGGGAAACAAGGATGAACGATACTCACAATCAAAATCGAATTGGAAGACCAAAAATTCAGGAGTGgttgattttgatatttggaATTGGAGTTTCTTGTTCCACGGAATTCCCAAGAGAGAGAATGAACACTAGTGATGTTGTAGCTCAGCTCCATTTGATTAGAGAAAATCTCCTTAAAACTAGAACACGTTGAGAAATACTTCGACTTACAGGTAAATATTTTATGACAGTGGTTACCAGGGGcagagggagggggggggggggggggggggggcaggtgccccccctgaactttcaattttttttgctactaATATGGTATGTATAAGGAAATAGGAATCATAGGGGAATGCGGCTGACCTAATaatgattaaaaagaaaagaaaagaggatcGTACTGCCAAACTTAAAAGGGATTACACAACCTAATACTAATACTAATAGGAttataaaaaagatatatataatataaaggaGTAAAGGATGcctcacattaaaaaaaaaaaaaaaaaaatcttttgataCCGGCCACTACCTTAGAGTTTTTGAAAGCATTTAGCACTTAAAGGAATTGGACAGCTTGCTGAAAGATTgtagaaatgaaaaatgatgtTTCATATCCATTGGTTTACTCATGACCTTGGCATTGATTTTACCAGTTGCAACAACTATTATTGAAAGAGATTTTTCAACaatgaacataattaaaaatcaacTACGCAATCGAATTGGAGATCAATGGATAAATGAttgtttagaaaaatatatttaagacTATTAAGTGTGAAAAAATCATGCAacagtttcaaaatatgaaaaatcttCAAGGGCAATTGAGTAAATTAAGCTAGGTGTGAAAAGCCAAATTtaagtttacattttatgttAAATTCTATATGACAATTACATTAGCATATAGttgcttatttattttgttattaatattgattaatttttttagattagttttttacttttaatcttGTCTTTTAATCTTGCCCCACCTACCTAAATTTCTGACTTCGCCACTGGTGGTTACTCTCCAAACCTTTACGAGGGGGGAGGGGTATATTATACTAGTTAACACAAAGCAATGTGCTTGTCACaatactttattttattctagCAATATTGAAAATGCTGATGCCACGTGAAATTTGATAACATGATTGTACATTTGTACTATTCAAATGATTAGGAAGTAGTCCGATTTGgtttctatgattttttttttatatataagctcttcttttttggggaaaaatggGTATTTGCCCTTAATTCACAAATTATGCAGCAAAATGCCcacattttgaaattatttagcaaaatgtccatgtttttgaaactcgattttaacaaaatcgagttacagGTGGAATTCGACATTAATAATGTTgagttctatgcatattttgctacttaatttttatctttattttttgaaaatttaagtgaaactcAATATTGCTAATGTCGAGTTCCacttataaatatacatataactcgattttgaggaTATCAAGTTTACACCaaactcaattttgttaaaatcgagtttaaaaaacaTGGGCATTTtactaaatagtttcaaaattaaGGTATTTTGCTGTATAGTTTGTAAATTATGGGCAAATGTGTCTACTCTAGAGCTCATTGAACATTTGACTATTCACTTTGTAATTTGTATAGAGATGCCTTTGACGACTTTCATGTAGACATAATATTGGCTACAAAGTTTAACTAATTTATTGGGAATGGTTAAATTGTCAAGAATCTAACTATGCAACTTGTGATTGGATAACCATTTCCACAAAGTATATAAACAGTTTAGGATTTGACAATTGAACCTTCTTGCCTTAATATAAATCCTCTTACTAGCAAAACTAAATTGGATACTTGCCTATGGGAGATGAATATgtttttcaattgtttaatCTTTAAAGCAAATCCATCACCACATAACATCGATCAATtctgaaatcaaaaacatgctCTTCCTATAATTGAAATGATTTACCTTCAATATATGCAGGTACAAAGGGCCAATGACACCATTGAAGATGGCGCTTGATgaggtttttgattttgtatattGTTGGAGCAAAATAAT includes the following:
- the LOC115984683 gene encoding probable LRR receptor-like serine/threonine-protein kinase At3g47570; translation: MGLSDRSSAPPSSFYMHAFILLLRCGLLVTFVVDGNNETNRLLKVTDAFSSTSLIGVGSFGFVYRGILDQDRCIVAVKVLNILLHGASKSFIVECEALQNIRHQNLVKVLIACSGVDYQGNDFKALVYEFMSNGNLLHPIAITNELFEERMYLNLLQRLNIAIDIANALDYLHHHCHTPIVHYNLKPSNVLLNDEMIGHVGDFGLARFLREATQECLTNQSSSIGLRRTMGYAPSGEYLFHF